The Primulina eburnea isolate SZY01 chromosome 6, ASM2296580v1, whole genome shotgun sequence genome contains a region encoding:
- the LOC140834546 gene encoding uncharacterized protein, which translates to MAKRRVRNSTKQSASIGNNDDQDGVTLEKKEPAYQDYEVERQSAAIRALRDVEIDQLQTMLRLLRSYFSQEQLQVPVLQFFKENLPNLTIAGTRKDGQYDVQWKDADGNLTLNQADEIITHASLLHRLSVAYPDLSTGIPPFGGFEFSNKSVKTIPFGADKLQIRSLVLEGPDSQVHELKNGLQTPDVRYNRLSVGMTPKTLRLPKDGEMLLSVHGSPLGVYKEDNMETIQETEDG; encoded by the exons ATGGCAAAGCGAAGAGTGCGAAACAGTACTAAACAGTCTGCCAGCATTGGGAACAATGATGATCAAGACGGTGTAACATTAGAGAAGAAAGAACCAGCATACCAAGATTATGAAG ttgAACGTCAAAGTGCTGCAATCAGGGCTCTTAGGGATGTGGAAATTGATCAGCTGCAGACTATGCTACGGTTACTTCGTTCCTATTTCAGCCAGGAACAGTTGCAAGTCCCTGTACTGCAGTTTTTTAAGGAAAACCTTCCGAATCTAACCATTGCAGGGACCAGGAAGGATGGCCAGTATGATGTGCAATGGAAAGATGCGGACGGCAACTTAACTCTCAACCAGGCTGATGAGATAATAACACACGCTTCTCTTTTACATCGTTTGTCAGTTGCTTATCCTGATCTCTCCACTGGAATTCCACCTTTCGGtggctttgaattttcaaataaatcTG TGAAAACAATCCCTTTTGGTGCTGATAAGCTGCAGATTAGGAGCCTT GTCTTGGAAGGTCCTGATTCTCAAGTACATGAGCTGAAGAATGGCCTGCAAACTCCGGAT GTCAGGTACAACAGGTTGTCtgttggaatgacgcccaaaaCTCTCCGGCTTCCAAAAGATGGGGAGATGCTTTTATCTGTACATGGATCACCCCTTGGTGTTTACAAGGAAGACAACATGGAAACAATACAAG AGACCGAAGATGGTTGA
- the LOC140834543 gene encoding probable GABA transporter 2 — protein MEEVGPNDPFHEIRREDDAGAAFVLESKGEWWHAGFHLTTAIVGPTILTLPYAFRGLGWGLGFLCLTAMGVVTFYSYYLMSSVLDHCEKAGRRHIRFRELAADVLGSGWMFYFVIFIQTAINTGISIGSILLSGECLQIMYSNLSPNGPLKLYHFIAMVTVVMILLSQFPSFHSLRHINLGSLLLSFGYTFLVVGACINAGTSKNAPPRDYSLESSELSRVFSAFTSISIMAAIFGNGILPEIQATLAPPATGKMTKGLIMCYTVIFLTFYSAAVSGYWVFGNKSNSNILKSLMPDEGLALAPVWLLGLAIIFVLLQLLAIGLVYSQVAYEIMERKSADVNQAIFSKRNLIPRIILRSLYVIFCGFFAAMLPFFGDINAVVGAIGFIPLDFVLPMLLYNMTYKPTKSSPAYWINNSIIIIFTCVGLLGSFSSIRKLVLDAQEFELFSDDVVD, from the exons ATGGAAGAGGTTGGGCCGAATGACCCATTTCATGAAATCCGCCGGGAAGACGACGCGGGAGCTGCTTTTGTATTAGAATCCAAGG GGGAATGGTGGCATGCGGGGTTTCATTTAACGACGGCGATAGTGGGTCCCACGATACTGACTCTGCCATATGCATTCCGGGGGCTCGGATGGGGGTTGGGATTCCTGTGCTTGACGGCCATGGGGGTGGTTACTTTCTATTCCTATTATCTCATGTCTTCGGTGCTTGATCACTGTGAGAAGGCGGGGCGCCGCCACATACGATTCCGGGAACTGGCTGCAGATGTATTAG GATCTGGATGGATGTTCTATTTTGTGATTTTCATTCAGACAGCAATTAATACGGGCATCAGTATTGGATCTATCCTTCTTTCTGGGGAATGCCTTCAG ATCATGTATTCAAACCTCTCTCCTAATGGGCCGCTgaaattatatcattttataGCAATGGTTACAGTAGTTATGATACTCTTGTCTCAATTTCCAAGTTTTCATTCTCTGAGGCATATCAACCTGGGATCACTGCTTCTTAGCTTTGGCTATACTTTTCTCGTGGTGGGTGCTTGTATTAATGCAG GCACCTCTAAGAATGCCCCTCCAAGGGACTATTCTTTAGAATCCTCAGAATTGTCGAGGGTTTTCAGTGCGTTCACTTCTATATCCATAATGGCCGCCATATTCGGAAACGGTATACTACCTGAGATACAG GCAACACTGGCTCCACCAGCCACAGGGAAGATGACGAAAGGCCTAATAATGTGTTATACTGTGATTTTCCTGACCTTCTACTCTGCCGCAGTTTCCGGATACTGGGTTTTTGGGAATAAATCTAACTCAAACATTCTCAAAAGCTTAATGCCGGATGAGGGACTTGCCTTGGCTCCGGTTTGGCTTTTAGGTCTCGCAATTATATTTGTTCTCCTTCAACTTCTTGCCATCGGCCTT GTATATTCTCAAGTAGCTTATGAGATAATGGAAAGGAAATCAGCTGACGTGAACCAGGCAATATTCTCCAAAAGAAACTTGATCCCGAGGATAATTCTTCGCTCCCTCTATGTGATATTTTGTGGGTTTTTCGCAGCTATGCTACCTTTCTTTGGTGACATCAATGCTGTCGTAGGGGCCATCGGCTTCATCCCCCTCGATTTTGTCCTACCGATGCTTCTTTACAACATGACTTACAAACCCACAAAATCGTCCCCTGCATATTGGATCAACAACTCAATTATCATCATTTTCACATGTGTTGGCTTACTGGGCTCGTTTTCTTCTATAAGAAAGCTGGTCTTGGACGCCCAAGAGTTCGAACTTTTCAGCGATGACGTCGTTGATTGA
- the LOC140834544 gene encoding uncharacterized protein: MDQFRQVGEVLGGLNAFMVLKHEIPINQRQCCLLYDMLCLAFETISDEIRQNLRLEDRPIKWKTLELPMKELHRIFKEADLYLRHCLEIKDWWGKVISLHMNRDCVELHIHNLLSCFPVVIEAIETAAEISGVDEEDMQKRRLNLLKKYDQEYDDLKIFQWMFGKQYLVPREICDRLDMAWKEDRWLLLERIGEKKVAVEANSVKLAEFLLQKMNSTETTSVRLLPSQVLVGSNDYFVKRRLELGGGNYKEIHWLGENFALRKFYGDLEPLIAEISSALSVSHPHVLQYLCGFYDEERKEGFLVMELMSKNLSSYIKENSSQKKQNPFSIPVAVDIMLQISRGMEYLHSKKIYHGELNPSNVFLKSKNASIDGFFKAKVTGFGLMSIKNYASRSPKPAVVDLDIWSAPEVLAEQEQHLGGKCTAKYSEKADVYSFGMLCFELLTGKVPFSDGHLQGETMARNIRAGERPLFSNTSPKYLTNLTKKCWQTNPNLRPTFSSITRILRYIKKILVINPDHGHPDSPPPLVDYCDMEIGFLKKFPDAAEPISQIPFQLFAYKLIEKEKICVKHWDLAIDGLAVHRAASLGDHEHLAAIDDLFPAPSDRRSVCSEIIDRKNSTMVDMRSVISEIPHRKLISIDQRSFGSESPGKKFSFAVDVQRQLAVATPDLRVDQREDNIRAMENKTDKILTCHKLNVEIPDKVIVSKSGESKSASPIPQENSKSATTKVTDQNLETTEDMEKISVSKNVLDHKPNSCETSEPKMSSRATGYHKLVEIPEKKTLQNTEFNQNMVSVSAKTSGAKGESKAKSIQNDEVSKNSEKKALHIRELREAETKQLPGTPKSDSPRSSLATIKKTNASYFASSSPARLSKMLPVTLHRPHRQDS, translated from the exons ATGGATCAATTTAGGCAGGTTGGGGAGGTTTTAGGGGGTTTGAATGCCTTCATGGTATTAAAACATGAAATCCCAATAAACCAACGACAGTGCTGTTTACTTTACGATATGCTATGTTTGGCCTTCGAAACAATTTCAGATGAAATCAGGCAGAATTTAAGGCTTGAAGATAGGCCTATCAAGTGGAAAACACTTGAGCTTCCAATGAAAGAGCTTCACAGAATATTTAAAGAAGCTGATCTCTATTTAAGACATTGTTTAGAGATCAAAGATTGGTGGGGTAAAGTTATTAGTCTTCATATGAATAGGGATTGTGTAGAGTTGCACATTCACAACTTGCTGTCTTGTTTTCCTGTGGTTATTGAGGCTATCGAGACGGCTGCTGAGATTTCTGGGGTGGATGAAGAAGATATGCAAAAAAGGAGACTTAACCTTTTGAAAAAGTATGATCAAGAGTATGATGACCTGAAGATTTTCCAGTGGATGTTTGGGAAACAATATTTAGTGCCTCGAGAAATATGTGATCGGTTAGATATGGCATGGAAGGAAGATAGATGGTTGCTTCTCGAAAGGATTGGAGAGAAGAAAGTTGCAGTAGAGGCGAATTCGGTAAAACTTGCAGAATTTTTGCTTCAGAAGATGAATTCAACAGAAACCACAAGTGTGAGGCTGTTGCCGAGTCAAGTTTTGGTAGGATCAAATGACTATTTTGTGAAACGTCGTTTGGAATTGGGAGGAGGCAATTATAAAGAGATACATTGGTTGGGTGAGAATTTTGCTCTGCGAAAATTTTATGGAGACCTTGAGCCATTAATTGCTGAGATTTCTTCTGCTCTTTCGGTATCTCATCCCCATGTGTTGCAGTACCTTTGTGGTTTTTATGATGAAGAAAGAAAAGAGGGGTTTCTTGTTATGGAGCTTATGAGCAAGAATCTCAGTTCCTACATAAAGGAGAATTCTAGTCAAAAGAAGCAAAATCCATTCTCTATACCCGTTGCAGTAGATATCATGCTACAGATTTCAAGAGGAATGGAATACCTGCACTCAAAGAAGATCTATCATGGGGAATTGAATCCATCAAATGTCTTCCTCAAATCGAAAAATGCTTCCATAGATGGTTTTTTCAAAGCAAAAGTGACAGGGTTTGGCTTGATGTCCATCAAGAACTATGCTTCCCGAAGTCCAAAACCGGCTGTAGTTGATCTTGATATTTGGTCGGCCCCGGAGGTGTTAGCAGAACAAGAACAACACTTGGGTGGCAAATGTACTGCAAAATATTCTGAGAAAGCTGATGTATACAGTTTTGGGATGCTCTGTTTTGAGCTTTTAACTGGGAAAGTCCCGTTTTCAGATGGCCATCTTCAAGGGGAAACAATGGCTCGAAATATACGAGCAGGGGAGAGGCCACTTTTCTCGAACACTTCACCGAAATACCTGACAAATCTAACCAAAAAATGCTGGCAAACGAACCCAAATCTTCGGCCTACTTTCTCATCCATAACTAGGATATTACGCTACATCAAGAAAATCCTTGTTATAAATCCAGACCACGGTCATCCAGATTCCCCGCCGCCACTCGTAGACTATTGTGACATGGAGATTGGATTCTTGAAAAAGTTCCCTGATGCAGCAGAACCCATCTCACAAATCCCTTTTCAGCTGTTTGCTTATAAATTGATTGAGAAGGAAAAAATTTGTGTTAAGCACTGGGACTTAGCTATCGATGGGTTAGCAGTTCACCGTGCAGCATCACTGGGTGACCATGAGCATTTAGCAGCCATTGATGATCTGTTCCCGGCACCAAGTGATAGAAGGTCAGTTTGTTCAGAAATCATTGACAGGAAAAATTCAACCATGGTGGATATGAGATCAGTTATATCTGAGATACCCCATCGTAAACTTATTTCGATAGACCAAAGGTCGTTTGGCTCTGAAAGTCCAGGAAAGAAATTTTCTTTTGCAGTAGATGTTCAAAGACAGCTGGCAGTGGCAACTCCTGATTTAAGGGTCGATCAAAGGGAGGATAATATCAGGGCCATGGAGAACAaaactgataaaattttaacCTGTCACAAACTAAACGTGGAGATTCCAGACAAGGTAATTGTATCAAAATCAGGAGAGAGTAAGTCGGCCAGTCCCATACCTCAAGAAAATAGCAAATCTGCAACCACCAAAGTGACAGATCAGAATCTAGAAACTACTGAAGACATGGAGAAAATATCGGTTTCAAAAAATGTACTTGATCACAAACCGAATTCCTGCGAGACTTCAGAGCCAAAAATGTCTTCACGGGCCACAGGATACCACAAATTAGTTGAAATTCCTGAGAAGAAAACACTGCAAAACACAGAATTTAATCAGAATATGGTTTCAGTTTCTGCTAAAACTTCTGGTGCGAAAGGTGAATCAAAAGCTAAAAGCATTCAGAACGATGAAGTTTCTAAAAACTCAGAGAAGAAAGCTCTGCATATCAGGGAACTGAGAGAGGCAGAGACCAAACAGCTTCCAG GAACACCAAAAAGTGACTCACCAAGATCTTCACTAGCaacaattaagaaaacaaaTGCAAGTTACTTTGCATCTTCCTCACCAGCAAGACTCTCAAAAATGCTTCCGGTAACTCTCCATCGTCCTCACCGGCAAGACAGTTAA
- the LOC140835498 gene encoding uncharacterized protein translates to MDKITKTKQDQPASKHLVWDCGSSLYDSFELRSLEQQLSSAIASRSLSMPHLTDGHRLPPPPPPPPPPTKKRPTSKIMCSVHKLMRSVFKPNLSSKINNSENDPFSPGFGPQEGFYVIYDKFGALSTIPEVPEREGFSPEIKSLVRRSKSHRLSSAVTVTKSVGIYCM, encoded by the coding sequence atggacAAAATAACGAAAACAAAGCAAGATCAACCGGCGTCGAAGCATTTGGTGTGGGACTGTGGCAGCTCTCTCTACGATTCGTTCGAGTTGAGATCATTAGAACAGCAGCTCAGTTCCGCCATAGCTTCCAGAAGTCTCTCCATGCCCCACTTAACCGACGGCCACCGActccctcctcctcctccacctcctccaccgccGACAAAAAAGAGACCCACATCTAAAATCATGTGCTCCGTCCATAAGCTTATGCGGTCAGTTTTCAAACCCAATCTCAgcagcaagatcaataacagcGAAAACGACCCATTTTCCCCAGGATTCGGTCCTCAAGAAGGGTTCTATGTGATATACGACAAGTTTGGCGCACTTTCCACGATCCCAGAAGTTCCCGAACGTGAAGGATTCTCGCCGGAAATCAAATCTCTGGTCAGAAGAAGTAAGTCCCATAGATTGAGTAGCGCTGTTACTGTTACTAAATCTGTGGGCATctattgtatgtga